One window of Candidatus Phytoplasma solani genomic DNA carries:
- a CDS encoding ABC transporter permease: protein MLESKKTIMKFNYKKSFKILIKNKNIFFGSLFLIILFLTIYLFPLTPFYKDPYKSSFKRLQSFSFKHLMGTDSTGYDLFSRVLEGAKISLTIGFYAVCLGSLIGSFLGIISGYFRGIIDNIINFICDILVVFPDVILSIIIMFFLQKSKLSLIIVLSVSNIPSFIRIIRANTLKIKQKDFIKASKALGASQFLIIVKHLVPHLYPIVIARISICMATIILTISGLGFIGLGLDPTLPEWGNILSSSKSDMRFYPHLFFGPFIVILLTSLSFNLIGKGLIAFFNPKKEN from the coding sequence ATGCTAGAAAGTAAAAAAACAATAATGAAATTTAATTATAAAAAAAGTTTTAAAATTTTGATTAAAAATAAAAATATTTTTTTTGGTAGTCTTTTTTTAATTATTTTATTTTTAACTATTTATTTGTTTCCTTTGACACCTTTTTATAAAGATCCTTATAAATCTTCTTTTAAACGTTTACAAAGTTTTAGTTTTAAACACTTGATGGGAACAGACTCTACCGGTTATGACTTATTTAGCCGTGTTTTAGAAGGGGCTAAAATTTCTTTAACTATTGGTTTTTATGCTGTTTGTTTAGGCAGTTTAATCGGTAGTTTTTTAGGGATTATCTCTGGTTATTTTCGCGGTATTATCGATAATATAATTAATTTTATATGTGATATTTTAGTCGTTTTTCCAGATGTTATTTTATCCATTATTATTATGTTTTTTTTACAAAAAAGCAAACTATCATTGATTATTGTCTTAAGTGTTTCTAATATTCCTAGCTTTATCCGTATTATTAGAGCCAATACTTTAAAAATTAAACAAAAGGATTTCATTAAAGCTTCAAAAGCTTTAGGCGCTAGTCAATTTTTAATTATTGTTAAACATCTTGTTCCTCATCTTTATCCCATTGTTATTGCAAGAATAAGTATTTGTATGGCAACTATAATTCTTACTATTTCAGGACTAGGTTTTATCGGTTTAGGACTTGATCCTACTCTTCCAGAATGGGGTAATATTTTAAGTTCTTCTAAAAGTGATATGCGTTTTTATCCTCATTTATTTTTTGGTCCCTTTATTGTTATTCTTTTAACTAGTTTATCTTTTAATTTAATTGGTAAAGGTTTAATTGCTTTTTTTAACCCTAAAAAAGAAAATTAA
- a CDS encoding ABC transporter substrate-binding protein — protein MDLTKFKNFYKKHKKGMIIGSSLFVVCGIIITLLMIYKPLKNDIFDKNTVNIAVPCDTKGFDVTMESITNSSYSYNVFSMIHDTLLYKTKNGQVESRLALLPQKEGKKLTFTLKNDIFFHNGKPLKTDDVIFTFERAKTNEHKQFQEIDSITKKDDKTFEVILKEDNMWYDFKFYNFFRVLSKETILAATNETEMKKALQVGSGPYKLVNYEKDDKLNFLLFDSYYDKTRIQNSLKKVNFIVSKDDDTNLQKLEKGEFDSISYPASKIKDIKKKLGNKVTVVENDSVSCSYIYINKKTTPLQTRQAISQTIDTNKIKQELDLPSKVLDSYLPPSLVGYNSDLKYVLDLTQAKTYVNTLNETQKKLKIAASSGPLTFQPKIIEQLRDVGFKVEFVQLEFNMVTQKMIEDNSDFNMLFLGENHEMEYGHKSLSDYFLTNNNTSNFCHVDESDKLSIENKLIEVQKSFDKVKYTNLVKEVSKYIHDNVYVIPLYTSPSYFITSNHIKQGFTTDAFSRLEFTDIRKEK, from the coding sequence ATGGATTTAACCAAATTCAAAAATTTTTACAAAAAACATAAAAAAGGAATGATTATTGGAAGTAGTTTGTTTGTTGTTTGTGGCATCATTATTACATTATTGATGATTTATAAACCTTTAAAAAACGACATTTTCGATAAAAATACAGTAAATATTGCTGTTCCTTGTGATACCAAAGGGTTTGATGTAACTATGGAAAGTATAACTAATTCTTCATATTCATACAATGTTTTTTCAATGATACATGATACTTTGTTATATAAAACAAAAAATGGCCAAGTAGAATCTAGATTAGCTTTGCTTCCTCAAAAAGAAGGCAAAAAACTAACATTTACTTTAAAAAATGATATCTTTTTTCACAATGGCAAACCTTTAAAAACAGATGACGTCATTTTTACTTTTGAAAGAGCAAAAACAAACGAACATAAACAATTTCAAGAAATTGATTCAATTACTAAAAAAGATGATAAAACATTTGAAGTTATATTAAAAGAAGATAATATGTGGTATGATTTTAAATTTTATAACTTTTTTAGAGTTTTAAGTAAGGAAACCATTTTAGCAGCCACAAATGAAACTGAAATGAAAAAAGCTTTACAAGTGGGATCAGGCCCTTATAAATTAGTTAATTATGAAAAAGATGATAAACTAAATTTTTTATTATTTGATTCTTATTATGATAAAACAAGAATCCAAAATAGTCTTAAAAAAGTTAATTTTATCGTTTCTAAAGACGATGACACTAATTTACAAAAATTAGAAAAGGGTGAATTTGATTCTATTAGTTATCCTGCAAGTAAAATTAAAGATATTAAAAAAAAGCTTGGCAATAAAGTGACGGTAGTTGAAAATGATTCTGTCAGTTGTAGCTATATTTATATTAACAAAAAAACCACTCCTTTGCAAACTAGACAAGCAATTAGTCAAACAATTGACACTAACAAAATTAAACAAGAGTTAGATTTACCGTCAAAAGTTTTAGATAGTTATTTACCACCTTCTTTGGTAGGTTATAATTCAGATTTAAAATATGTTTTAGATTTAACACAAGCTAAAACATATGTTAATACTTTAAACGAAACGCAAAAAAAATTAAAAATAGCTGCAAGTTCAGGTCCTTTAACTTTTCAACCTAAAATTATTGAACAATTAAGAGACGTTGGTTTTAAAGTTGAATTTGTTCAATTAGAATTTAATATGGTTACGCAAAAGATGATAGAAGATAATTCTGATTTTAATATGCTTTTTTTAGGTGAAAACCATGAAATGGAATACGGTCATAAATCTTTAAGTGATTATTTTTTAACCAACAATAACACGTCTAATTTTTGCCATGTTGATGAAAGCGATAAACTTTCCATTGAAAATAAATTAATTGAAGTACAAAAATCTTTTGATAAAGTCAAATACACTAATTTAGTCAAAGAAGTAAGTAAATACATCCATGATAATGTTTATGTCATTCCTTTATACACCTCTCCTTCTTATTTTATTACTTCAAATCATATTAAACAAGGTTTTACAACAGATGCTTTTTCGAGATTGGAATTTACTGATATTAGAAAAGAAAAATAG
- a CDS encoding ABC transporter ATP-binding protein produces MSLLQVKNLHTYFQTQKELIKAVCGVSFEVQKEKTLGIVGESGSGKSQTAMSILQLFEKNQKIHQGKIIFDQQVISEFGEKEMQKIRGNEIAMIFQDPTTSLNPVFKIKNQIIEVLMLHRNINAQKAYQKSCEILKKVKIPNIQRIMNSYPHQLSGGMCQRIMIAMALVCQPKLLIADEATTALDVIVQKEILNLISDLQKEEKTAVLFITHDLGVVSQVADDVIVMHQGKIVESAPTQQILNNPQHPYTKNLLANFLKTGLSC; encoded by the coding sequence ATGAGTTTATTACAAGTTAAAAATTTACATACTTATTTTCAGACTCAAAAAGAGTTAATTAAGGCAGTTTGTGGAGTTTCTTTTGAAGTTCAAAAAGAAAAAACCCTAGGTATAGTTGGAGAATCAGGAAGTGGTAAAAGTCAAACAGCGATGTCTATTTTGCAATTATTTGAAAAAAATCAAAAAATCCATCAAGGTAAAATTATTTTCGATCAACAAGTGATTTCGGAATTCGGGGAAAAAGAAATGCAAAAAATACGCGGAAATGAAATAGCTATGATTTTTCAAGATCCGACTACCAGCTTAAATCCTGTTTTTAAAATTAAAAACCAAATTATAGAAGTTTTAATGTTGCATCGCAATATAAACGCACAAAAGGCTTATCAAAAAAGTTGTGAAATTTTAAAAAAAGTTAAAATACCTAATATTCAAAGAATCATGAATTCTTATCCACATCAATTATCAGGCGGGATGTGTCAAAGAATCATGATTGCAATGGCGTTAGTTTGTCAACCTAAACTTTTAATTGCCGATGAAGCTACTACTGCTTTGGATGTGATTGTGCAAAAAGAAATCCTTAATTTAATTAGTGATTTGCAAAAAGAGGAAAAAACTGCTGTTTTGTTTATTACTCATGATTTAGGGGTAGTCTCTCAAGTGGCTGATGATGTGATTGTGATGCATCAGGGGAAAATAGTAGAAAGTGCACCCACTCAACAAATTTTAAACAATCCACAACACCCTTATACTAAAAATTTGTTAGCTAATTTTTTGAAAACAGGTCTTAGTTGCTAA
- a CDS encoding NUDIX hydrolase, with translation MSYLEKIRQKIGHEPLFSPGASIIVYENEKYLLQFRNDFKIWGLHGGAMDLGETGKETALRELKEETNLKALEMHSFKTYSGEKIKIIYPNGDIIYPIVLGFVVTATEGKIKAQKTEVKSLKWFEEKDLPIEKMMEIDKIFLKDFIKYKKNSKTLFTQNSVNKFL, from the coding sequence GTGAGTTATTTGGAAAAAATACGTCAAAAAATAGGTCATGAACCTTTATTTTCACCAGGAGCTTCAATTATTGTTTACGAAAATGAAAAATATTTATTGCAATTTAGAAATGATTTTAAAATTTGGGGTCTTCATGGTGGAGCGATGGATTTAGGAGAAACAGGTAAAGAAACTGCATTAAGAGAATTAAAAGAAGAAACTAATTTAAAAGCATTAGAAATGCACTCTTTTAAAACTTATTCAGGCGAAAAAATAAAAATCATTTACCCTAATGGTGATATTATTTATCCTATTGTTTTGGGTTTTGTAGTTACTGCAACAGAAGGAAAAATCAAGGCTCAAAAAACAGAAGTTAAAAGTTTAAAGTGGTTTGAAGAAAAAGATTTACCAATAGAAAAAATGATGGAAATTGATAAAATTTTTTTAAAAGATTTTATAAAATATAAAAAAAATTCTAAGACTCTTTTTACGCAAAATTCAGTTAATAAATTTTTGTAA
- a CDS encoding ATP-binding cassette domain-containing protein, with the protein MIKLFLQDINLKIQDKEIMTIISHSGSEKSTLLKCLNLLEKPDEGTILIDNQNNLDAKMSLSELRTKVDMVFQSFNLFVGRTILENCYLAPMKVLKLSRKQTEQRSLEKLKEVNLGNFVNYQVEFLSGGQKQRVAIACALCMKPQILLLDEPTSSLDPGSTEKVLKTLQKLSDNKKNNFN; encoded by the coding sequence ATGATCAAATTATTTTTACAAGATATCAATTTAAAAATCCAAGATAAAGAAATTATGACTATTATTAGTCATTCTGGTTCTGAAAAATCAACTTTATTAAAATGTCTTAATTTATTAGAAAAACCTGATGAAGGAACTATTTTAATCGATAACCAAAATAATTTAGATGCAAAAATGTCTTTATCCGAACTAAGGACTAAAGTTGATATGGTATTTCAAAGTTTTAATTTATTCGTAGGAAGAACTATTTTAGAAAATTGTTATTTAGCTCCTATGAAAGTTTTAAAACTAAGTCGCAAACAAACAGAACAAAGATCTTTGGAAAAATTAAAAGAGGTTAATTTAGGAAATTTTGTCAATTATCAAGTAGAATTTTTATCAGGCGGTCAAAAACAACGTGTCGCTATTGCTTGTGCTTTATGTATGAAACCTCAAATTCTTTTATTAGATGAACCAACTTCATCTTTAGATCCTGGTTCTACAGAAAAAGTCCTAAAAACTTTACAAAAACTATCTGATAATAAAAAAAATAACTTTAATTAG
- a CDS encoding ABC transporter permease, translating to MTKYILKKFFYTAILFITVIFIIFFTLKLVPGDPVSAMFGQKGPTKEQRVIYEKELGIDKPLLQQFSNYLQNIFFEFDFGKSYAGNKESALTLFFKAFKNTFLLAFLSCFFGSLIGIFFGVLAAFYAGTKKSLIIDLIAIILISAPTFVIGFLLQITLGYYAGLFPISGFDTYRHMFLPVLTLSLVIASSVFKTAQTTMLDVLGQPYITVAYAKGLSKSKIIFKHALKNALIPIVAHIGLILSFLIGGSIIVEYIFNIKGVGNLMITAFEERNYPVIQCCIILLALVIAIWNLFLDLIYLLLDPKINKKG from the coding sequence TTGACAAAATATATTTTAAAAAAATTTTTTTATACCGCAATATTGTTTATAACAGTAATATTCATTATTTTTTTTACTTTGAAATTAGTTCCTGGCGATCCTGTTTCTGCCATGTTTGGCCAAAAAGGTCCAACTAAAGAACAAAGAGTGATTTACGAAAAAGAATTAGGAATAGATAAACCTTTATTACAGCAATTTTCAAATTATTTGCAAAATATTTTTTTTGAATTTGATTTTGGTAAATCTTATGCTGGAAATAAAGAAAGTGCTTTAACTCTTTTTTTTAAAGCTTTTAAAAATACTTTTTTATTAGCTTTTTTAAGTTGTTTTTTTGGCTCTTTGATAGGTATTTTTTTCGGAGTATTAGCTGCTTTTTATGCAGGTACTAAAAAAAGTTTAATTATTGATTTAATTGCAATTATTTTGATTTCGGCACCTACTTTTGTTATTGGTTTTTTGTTGCAAATAACTTTAGGATATTATGCCGGACTTTTTCCCATTTCAGGTTTTGACACTTATCGACACATGTTTTTGCCAGTTTTAACTTTATCTTTGGTAATAGCCTCTTCAGTTTTTAAAACCGCTCAAACAACAATGCTAGATGTTTTAGGACAACCTTATATTACTGTTGCTTATGCTAAAGGTCTTTCGAAATCCAAAATTATTTTTAAACATGCTTTGAAAAATGCTTTAATTCCGATTGTCGCCCACATTGGTTTAATTCTTAGTTTTTTAATTGGTGGTTCGATTATTGTTGAATATATTTTCAACATTAAAGGTGTTGGAAATCTCATGATTACCGCCTTCGAAGAAAGAAATTATCCTGTAATTCAATGTTGCATTATTTTATTAGCTTTAGTAATTGCTATTTGGAATTTATTTTTAGATTTAATTTATCTTTTGTTGGATCCTAAAATAAATAAAAAAGGATGA
- a CDS encoding ATP-binding cassette domain-containing protein, producing the protein MAIINQILIEIKNLSKYFVVKKNFLQEDEFLKANQNINLNIFKGETLAVVGGSGSGKSTLGQVILQLQNPTSGHVFYHQNNKINVDLTAISNKQKRFLRKDLQIIFQDPFSSLDPLFKISDIIGEGLLIHKMVKNKKDSVYKKMILEIMQKCGIDLSFYNRYPHQLSGGQRQRIAIARALVIKPQFVVCDEIVSALDVSIQAQILKLINDLKKEFQLTFLFITHDLGVARFLSDRICVMYLGKTIELAKTEDMFKNPYHPYTKQLLNAIPKLPIQNQSLPDYEIKYEYQDFSFLFPTTTQDLDWYQVDFNHFVACTLKNKPKGKTKI; encoded by the coding sequence ATGGCTATTATCAATCAGATTTTAATTGAAATTAAAAATCTATCAAAATATTTTGTTGTTAAAAAGAATTTTTTACAAGAAGATGAATTTTTAAAAGCTAACCAAAATATTAATTTAAATATTTTTAAAGGTGAAACTTTAGCTGTTGTAGGGGGTTCTGGTTCAGGCAAATCTACTTTAGGACAGGTGATTTTGCAACTACAAAATCCAACCTCAGGTCATGTTTTTTATCATCAAAATAACAAAATAAATGTGGATTTAACTGCAATTAGCAACAAACAAAAACGTTTTTTACGCAAAGATTTACAAATCATTTTTCAAGATCCTTTTTCTTCTCTTGACCCCCTTTTTAAAATATCTGATATTATTGGTGAAGGACTTTTGATTCATAAAATGGTTAAAAATAAAAAAGATTCGGTATATAAAAAAATGATTTTAGAAATAATGCAAAAATGCGGCATTGATCTTTCTTTTTATAACCGCTATCCGCATCAATTATCAGGTGGTCAAAGGCAAAGAATTGCTATTGCACGTGCTTTGGTTATTAAGCCTCAATTTGTTGTTTGTGATGAAATAGTTTCAGCTTTAGATGTTTCAATTCAAGCACAAATATTAAAACTGATTAATGATTTGAAAAAAGAATTTCAACTTACTTTTTTATTTATTACTCATGACCTAGGAGTTGCTCGTTTTTTAAGTGATCGTATTTGTGTGATGTATTTAGGTAAAACAATTGAACTTGCCAAAACAGAAGATATGTTTAAAAATCCTTATCATCCTTACACCAAACAATTACTAAATGCTATTCCTAAATTACCAATTCAAAACCAATCTCTTCCAGATTATGAAATTAAGTATGAATATCAAGATTTTTCATTTTTATTTCCAACCACCACTCAAGATTTAGATTGGTATCAAGTAGATTTTAATCACTTTGTGGCTTGTACTTTAAAAAATAAACCTAAAGGAAAAACCAAAATATGA
- a CDS encoding transporter substrate-binding domain-containing protein, producing the protein MFWQKNHLKKNKKNCLIVGTMFSAPFIFDSFKDIDAANNKHEQENEDFINGSNILLCKKIAEKINKKIVVKVYSNIAGMTADLKNGQIDFMICCLNATNERKEKFLNLEYSLPKVSALIK; encoded by the coding sequence TTGTTTTGGCAAAAAAATCATCTCAAAAAGAACAAAAAAAATTGCCTTATTGTAGGAACTATGTTTTCTGCTCCTTTTATTTTTGATAGTTTTAAAGATATAGACGCCGCAAACAATAAACATGAACAAGAAAATGAAGATTTTATTAATGGTTCTAATATTCTTTTGTGTAAAAAAATAGCTGAAAAAATAAATAAAAAAATAGTTGTTAAAGTTTATAGCAATATAGCAGGAATGACAGCTGATTTGAAAAATGGACAAATTGATTTTATGATTTGTTGTCTGAATGCAACTAATGAAAGAAAAGAAAAATTTTTAAATTTAGAATATTCTTTGCCTAAAGTGAGTGCCTTAATAAAATAA